From Rhododendron vialii isolate Sample 1 chromosome 10a, ASM3025357v1, the proteins below share one genomic window:
- the LOC131303508 gene encoding putative glycosyltransferase 7 produces MVKTAGRSKPIFIGGAGVALLMLWTFSPFPSLPTTLSVRRMAISPEQDGAAAMPDCAGVDDHGVNMGHDPADHTFYDDPDLTYTVGSPVKNWDEKRKEWLKHHPSFAAGAENRLFMLTASQPWPCKNPIGDHLNLRLFKNKVDYCRIHGYDIFYNNALLHPKMKSYWAKIPVVRATMVAHPEAEWIFWIDSDAMITDMDFKPPFEKYKDHNLVVDGWPNLIYEKKSWVGLNAGVFFLRNCQWSMEFLEAWAEMGPQTPNYENWAKIQMETLSDKTYPVSDDQSGLIYLLLKEKEKWGDKIYIENQYTLSGYWGGIVDSFDKIIDNYARIEKKVVELRRRHAEKVSEHYAEVMAEAFRKEGGGDRARMRPFITHFTGCQPCSGEHPGYSDDACWIGMEKALNFADNQVLRNYGFVRPNLQNSSSLCPLPFGFSSYKKEK; encoded by the coding sequence ATGGTGAAAACCGCAGGCCGGAGCAAACCCATTTTCATAGGCGGAGCAGGGGTGGCCCTGCTGATGCTCTGGACTTTTTCGCCTTTCCCTAGCTTACCAACCACCTTAAGCGTAAGGAGGATGGCCATATCACCGGAACAAGACGGGGCGGCGGCCATGCCGGACTGCGCCGGCGTGGACGATCACGGCGTTAACATGGGCCACGACCCGGCCGACCACACGTTCTACGACGACCCGGACCTGACTTACACGGTGGGGAGTCCGGTCAAGAACTGGGACGAGAAGAGAAAGGAGTGGCTGAAGCACCACCCGTCGTTCGCCGCGGGGGCAGAGAACCGGCTCTTCATGCTCACCGCGTCGCAGCCTTGGCCGTGCAAGAACCCCATCGGCGATCACCTGAACTTGAGGCTGTTCAAGAACAAGGTGGATTACTGTCGGATCCACGGCTACGATATCTTCTACAACAACGCGTTGCTTCACCCGAAAATGAAGAGCTATTGGGCAAAAATACCCGTAGTCCGGGCTACGATGGTTGCCCACCCGGAGGCTGAGTGGATCTTTTGGATTGACTCGGATGCAATGATTACTGATATGGATTTTAAGCCGCCGTTTGAGAAGTATAAAGACCATAATCTCGTGGTGGACGGGTGGCCCAACTTGATCTATGAGAAGAAGAGTTGGGTCGGGTTGAACGCCGGGGTGTTTTTCCTGCGAAACTGTCAATGGTCGATGGAGTTTTTGGAGGCGTGGGCCGAGATGGGCCCACAGACTCCGAACTACGAGAACTGGGCTAAGATCCAGATGGAAACGCTGAGCGACAAGACGTACCCGGTATCAGACGATCAATCGGGTCTGATTTATTTGCtgttgaaagagaaagagaagtgGGGGGATAAGATTTACATAGAGAATCAGTACACGTTAAGCGGGTATTGGGGGGGAATCGTCGACTCGTTCGATAAGATCATCGACAACTACGCGAGGATAgagaaaaaggtggtggagctGCGGAGGCGACACGCCGAAAAGGTGAGCGAGCACTACGCGGAGGTGATGGCGGAGGCGTTCCGCAAGGAGGGAGGAGGCGATCGGGCACGGATGCGGCCGTTCATAACGCACTTTACGGGGTGTCAGCCGTGCAGTGGGGAACACCCGGGGTACTCGGACGACGCATGCTGGATCGGGATGGAAAAGGCTTTGAATTTTGCCGATAATCAGGTGCTTCGCAACTACGGTTTCGTGCGGCCGAACCTGCAGAATTCCTCCTCCCTCTGCCCTCTCCCTTTTGGTTTTTCGTCTTACAAAAAGGAGAAATAG